The following proteins are encoded in a genomic region of Grus americana isolate bGruAme1 chromosome 5, bGruAme1.mat, whole genome shotgun sequence:
- the LOC129206993 gene encoding alpha-1-antiproteinase 2-like has protein sequence MKTTFYISLLLAGLHAIAHGQLPPSHHNGRDPNEPKHHMHRRGEAIACLKLVPSNADFAFQFFKEVTLEAPNKNIFFSPVSISTAFAMLALGARSTTQTQILEGLAFNLTEIQEKEIHEGFNNLIHMLSHPENGVQLNMGNAIFLTEKMKPLKKFIDDAKALYQLEAFTTDFNNPTEAEKQINDYIEKKTHGKITNLVKDMDPQTVMLLASFVFFKGNWEMPFKPEHTEERQFFVDAETTVKVPMMHQTGRFDFYFDEELSCTVVRLHYNGSATAFLVLPAKGKMKLLEQTLVKETIREWSDHLFQSLVSLYFPKFSISGSYEITNVLSKMGIVDVFTDQADLSGITGAPELKVSKVVHKAALDVDERGTEAAAATAAEIMTVSLPPTIEFNRPFLMLIFDRDTNSTLFVGKIVNPTIGS, from the exons ATGAAGACCACATTCTACATAAGTTTGCTACTGGCTGGGCTTCATGCTATTGCCCATGGtcagctcccacccagccacCACAATGGACGTGATCCAAATGAACCTAAACACCACATGCATCGCAGAGGTGAAGCGATCGCTTGCCTCAAACTAGTGCCAAGCAATGCTGACTttgcatttcaattttttaaagagGTTACACTGGAGGCACCTaataagaacattttcttctctcctgtaAGCATCTCCACTGCATTTGCAATGCTGGCCTTAGGGGCTAGATCAACCACTCAGACTCAGATCCTGGAAGGACTCGCCTTCAACCTCACAGAGattcaggagaaagaaatacatgaaGGCTTCAACAACCTTATCCACATGCTGAGCCATCCCGAGAACGGGGTCCAGCTCAACATGGGGAATGCCATCTTTCTAACAGAGAAGATGAAACCTCTAAAAAAGTTTATAGATGATGCCAAAGCTCTGTATCAGCTGGAGGCTTTTACCACTGACTTTAACAATCCCACGGAGGCTGAGAAGCAGATCAATGATTAtatagagaagaaaacacatgGGAAAATTACTAATTTGGTCAAGGACATGGATCCACAGACTGTAATGCTTCTGGctagctttgttttcttcaaag GCAACTGGGAAATGCCTTTTAAACCAGAACATACCGAAGAAAGGCAGTTCTTTGTGGATGCTGAAACTACTGTGAAAGTGCCTATGATGCACCAGACGGGCAGATTTGACTTCTATTTTGATGAGGAGCTGTCATGCACCGTGGTACGGCTTCATTATAATGGGAGTGCTACTGCATTTCTGGTTCTGCcagcaaaagggaaaatgaagctGTTAGAGCAAACTCTGGTCAAGGAAACCATCCGGGAATGGTCAGACCATCTCTTCCAGAG CCTGGTGAGCCTCTACTTCCCCAAATTTTCTATTTCCGGGAGCTATGAAATAACGAACGTCCTTAGCAAGATGGGAATTGTGGATGTGTTCACCGACCAGGCAGATCTCTCTGGCATCACTGGCGCCCCAGAGCTGAAGGTTTCTAAA gTTGTTCATAAGGCTGCTCTGGATGTTGATGAGAGAGGTactgaggcagcagcagcaactgctgCTGAAATAATGACAGTGTCTCTTCCTCCAACCATTGAATTCAACCGTCCCTTCCTCATGCTGATTTTTGATAGAGATACAAACAGTACACTCTTTGTAGGAAAAATAGTTAACCCAACTATCGGTAGCTGA